A window of the Marinifilum sp. JC120 genome harbors these coding sequences:
- a CDS encoding DUF2860 domain-containing protein: MKKGLVYLVALALITVSSLASADATNSFSGSVRVGVMFIDSANNLNPDASSKRLDSLSDSADSKASFLPVLLPEITWDVGEKEGMKLYLTTDPPIDEAGGFAANLGASYQFAEAGIIDVAAFFTPFEKAWKNPYLTGTDREETDTSKYGFRIGMNRIMGSGLRVQFVYLNDDVDNDVIGQLIPKLARDGSVYSLNMNYSYYISENLELRPRLSIRKGVYDGEANSFMKYKIDLETRYRTGSLTIIPRIHYSHSDYDETDPMFDKTRNMNSYGISLMTDYKAPFSWEDWSVSGLFSMSKGKSNIKFYDTRSLTFGGMLNYHF, translated from the coding sequence ATGAAAAAAGGACTTGTTTACTTGGTGGCCCTAGCCTTGATCACTGTATCAAGTTTAGCGTCTGCGGATGCGACAAATTCATTTAGCGGGTCAGTGAGAGTTGGCGTGATGTTTATTGACAGTGCCAACAATCTTAATCCTGACGCATCAAGCAAAAGACTGGATAGTCTGAGTGATAGTGCTGACAGCAAAGCCTCCTTCCTACCTGTGCTTTTGCCTGAGATTACCTGGGATGTAGGGGAAAAGGAAGGAATGAAACTCTACCTTACAACCGATCCGCCAATAGATGAAGCGGGAGGATTTGCTGCTAATTTAGGCGCGTCCTACCAGTTCGCCGAAGCAGGAATCATTGATGTTGCAGCCTTTTTTACGCCTTTTGAGAAAGCTTGGAAAAACCCTTACCTGACTGGTACTGACCGGGAAGAAACAGATACCTCCAAATATGGTTTCAGAATAGGGATGAACCGAATCATGGGGTCAGGTCTCCGAGTCCAATTTGTATATCTTAACGACGATGTCGACAACGATGTTATAGGCCAGCTGATTCCGAAACTGGCAAGAGACGGTTCTGTATACTCTCTCAACATGAACTATTCATACTATATCAGTGAAAATCTGGAATTACGCCCGCGCTTGAGTATTCGTAAAGGTGTTTACGATGGTGAAGCCAATTCATTTATGAAATACAAAATTGACTTAGAAACCAGATATAGAACTGGCTCGCTGACGATCATTCCGCGCATACACTACAGCCATAGCGACTATGATGAAACAGATCCTATGTTTGACAAAACGAGAAATATGAACAGCTACGGAATCAGCCTGATGACCGACTACAAGGCTCCCTTCAGCTGGGAAGATTGGTCGGTAAGCGGTTTATTTTCCATGAG
- a CDS encoding TetR/AcrR family transcriptional regulator: MVRVVKKPEERRNEIIAAACQLFLTKGYDSTTMRDVMQHLQIAKGTIYHYFRSKELLLEAVIDSVAEDEMQRLKEKLKNVEGNALERLQYLITNSATPHGEDGHEKLIGDLHKTANAGMHIRLLAKVLTKQAPLYAELFSQGVDEGLFDTNYPLECAEFLLSGIQFLTDMGIYPWKQEELQRRWQAFPQLIENQLKAPEGSFSFLTGGKLDNQ; encoded by the coding sequence ATGGTCAGAGTAGTAAAAAAACCGGAAGAAAGAAGAAATGAAATTATAGCCGCAGCCTGTCAGCTTTTTTTAACTAAAGGGTACGACAGCACGACAATGCGGGATGTAATGCAGCATCTACAGATCGCAAAAGGGACGATCTACCACTATTTCAGATCAAAGGAGCTGCTACTGGAAGCCGTCATTGACAGCGTGGCTGAAGATGAAATGCAGCGTCTTAAAGAAAAACTTAAGAATGTTGAAGGTAACGCTCTTGAACGGTTGCAATACCTGATTACAAACAGTGCCACTCCGCATGGTGAAGATGGTCACGAAAAACTAATCGGAGATCTGCACAAGACAGCCAATGCAGGTATGCACATCAGACTCTTGGCTAAAGTTTTAACAAAACAGGCACCGCTTTATGCGGAACTGTTCAGTCAGGGAGTCGATGAAGGATTATTTGATACAAACTATCCGCTTGAATGCGCAGAATTCTTGCTTTCCGGCATCCAGTTCTTGACCGATATGGGAATATACCCATGGAAACAGGAAGAACTTCAAAGAAGATGGCAGGCGTTTCCACAACTGATTGAAAACCAACTGAAAGCACCAGAGGGCTCATTCTCCTTCTTAACAGGAGGTAAGCTCGACAATCAGTAG